A part of Miscanthus floridulus cultivar M001 chromosome 6, ASM1932011v1, whole genome shotgun sequence genomic DNA contains:
- the LOC136458660 gene encoding uncharacterized protein encodes MGNPDPTDLINAEVNRIPFRAQNFSLNLWKDTFRSWPKTTKGWKDWYLRVNRSMQVYWAERKLDQCIRLSIADMQKNESMIIAAAYFWSDTTNTFMFGHGPATPTLADVHMLTGLDISTADEGSIYGRKPEYRVNTRNIGGWTGYIQEYQKTGTPSQREHATFLNMWLEKFIFCGRSVGPTNAFLPAAELLANGVRFPLGRYLLSSTYHLLHQVSQKLLLGEPIGNLGGPWWFINMWLNAHMHKRLQWDFFAQQFPREIAEDYVLGDDESATRSPLNFGEAIIVLPGTEANEDQIGRFFQSFYNGLSRDHRAWVPYIDEENRFPLLFNFADDTLNQDNELMMAIITPRAIPVNTFGSGKNTNITYEFYNPSAVSRQLAFGQLPIKLCFADVIKPRETITCGTDWNKVVQLSPDADTTDVDISTWTPISFITESYKQWWREWKEQLFATSAHTYRHMIDSEYAIPDDAVNNPAPSVSKSGKPFNLRPISPTSPIGYNAPTLAALTHQKIRTKTITSKSKLATSRATPSAAATTLVKAFKGVRAATGSSSAIPPISSTTPSEQQLGTSANVPDAQASQPTSVDAPQPIIADVQAKRKASTDTEAQPKRQRSMPIPASAPMSSVIIPQEPTTDEVTEDIPSASSADPHDILQVASSSQAQEIALKQEQDSPNSLFSFAIDISDDDGEETSSSLALGTISAETKSKLETLLNLLQQGTAQLVDDSDPAKAIFKTIRGQVPADVEEILFPAAHLESRQLQYQRAAQRIADRAAQAQLKEEMLQLKQIADEKHKGIVNLQTSGAALKQKILDLSARKAALLAELKEIDAALTHAQQEESQLPNAVKALQQERDIQARKALAMKKKLKPVEGAADDDIKEMEEADQIRLRAILAIQSLLNV; translated from the exons atgggcaacccagatccaaccgatctgatcaacgcagaggttaacagaatcccctttagagcccaaaatttctctctgaacttgtggaaagacacattccgatcttggcccaaaaccaccaaagggtggaaagattggtatttgagggtcaatagatcgatgcaagtatactgggcagagcgaaagttagaccaatgtatcaggctctctattgccgatatgcagaaaaatgaatcaatgataattgcagctgcttatttctggtcagatacgaccaatacttttatgtttggacatggcccagctacccctacccttgccgatgtccacatgcttactggcttggacatctcaactgccgatgaaggctccatctatggtagaaagcctgaatatagagtgaatacccgtaacatcggcggttggacaggatatattcaagaataccagaaaaccgggacacctagccagagggaacatgccacattcctgaatatgtggttagaaaaatttatcttctgtggtcgatcagtaggaccaaccaacgccttcctccctgcagctgaacttctggctaatggcgtaaggtttcctcttggccgataccttctgagctctacttatcatcttcttcaccaagtgtctcagaaactcctgcttggcgaacccatcggcaacctgggaggcccgtggtggttcatcaacatgtggctgaatgcccatatgcacaaacgtttgcaatgggacttttttgctcaacaattcccacgagaaattgctgaagattatgtgctcggggatgatgaatcggcaacacgctcacccctcaattttggtgaagccataattgtccttcctggaacagaagccaacgaagaccaaatcggcagattctttcaaagcttctataatggcctttctcgtgatcatagggcctgggtgccttacatcgacgaagaaaacagattcccccttcttttcaactttgccgatgacactctgaatcaagataatgagctcatgatggctatcatcactcccagggcaattccagtaaacacattcggcagcgggaaaaacaccaacattacatatgaattttacaacccatcggcagtatcccgccaattggcttttgggcaactgccaatcaaactctgctttgccgatgtgatcaaacccagggaaacaatcacctgcggaacagactggaacaaggtagtacaactttctcctgatgccgataccacagatgttgatatatccacctggacaccaatatctttcatcaccgagtcatacaagcaatggtggcgagagtggaaagagcaactgttcgcgacttctgctcacacatatcggcacatgatcgattctgaatatgccatccctgacgacgcg gttaacaacccagcaccatcggtgagcaaaagtgggaaacccttcaacctccggcctatttccccaacatcgccgatcggctacaacgctcccaccttagccgctttgacccaccagaagattcgtactaagaccatcacttctaagtccaaattggctacatccagggctaccccatcggccgctgctacaaccttggtcaaagcctttaag ggggtaagagctgctacgggatcgtcatcggcaattccgccgatatcaagcaccactccttcagag caacaactgggcacatcggcaaacgtaccagatgcccaagcttcacaaccaacaagtgttgatgccccccagccaatcattgccgatgtccaagcaaagcgcaaagcttcaacagatactgaagcacagccaaaacgacaaaggtctatgccgatccctgcatctgccccaatgtcatcggtcatcatacctcaagagcccaccaccgatgaagtcacagaagatatcccatcggcaagctcagccgatccacacgacatactccaggttgcttcctccagtcaagcacaggaaattgccttgaaacag gaacaagattccccgaacagcctgtTTTCCTTTgctattgacatttctgacgacgatggagaggaaacaagttcttcccttgcactgggaacaatatcggcagagactaaatctaagttggaaaccctcctgaatttgctacagcaaggtaccgcccaactggtagatgattcggaccccgcaaaggcaattttcaaaacaattcgcggccaggtccctgccgatgttgaagaaatactcttcccagcagctcacttagaaagtcgtcaactgcaatatcaacgggctgctcagcgcattgccgatagagcagctcaagctcaacttaaagaggagatgctacaactgaaacaaatcgctgatgagaagcacaagggcatcgtcaacttgcagacttcgggtgctgcacttaagcagaaaatcttggatctatcggcaaggaaggcagctctattggccgaattgaaagaaatcgatgcagccttaactcatgctcaacaagaagaaagccagctacccaatgccgtcaaagcccttcagcaagaaagagatatccaagctcgcaaagctttagccatgaagaagaaactcaagcctgtggaaggtgctgccgatgacgatatcaaagaaatggaagaagctgaccagattcgcctgcgtgcgatattagctatccaatccttgctgaacgtgtaa
- the LOC136458661 gene encoding LOW QUALITY PROTEIN: pentatricopeptide repeat-containing protein At5g46100-like (The sequence of the model RefSeq protein was modified relative to this genomic sequence to represent the inferred CDS: deleted 1 base in 1 codon) has translation MPPANPTPPKWPKTLTADHLHRLVRAERDPRRALAIFDAATAASTSAADPITPSPATVSLLTSRLASAGHLPLATSLLSRSRGVFPSVAALEPPFLGLLRAFSRTHRPLAALHLFRSAPSDLALPHSARSYNAVLAALVAHSHLPLARSLLADMRAAGFAPTAATYNVLLKAHCSDAAAHIKDALRLFRNIPKPDVCSYNTIIDGLCRRGRLAEALEMFSEMVGKCIAPTVVTYTTVIHWLAREGCFDDALKIFDEMGRRGVSPNLVTYSSLIDGLCKGGRAASALELMDRMIKEKKLPNTITYSSVIDGLCKEHMLSEAMEVLDRMRLQGRKPDAGLFGKLIVGLCDAGRAVEAANYLDEMVLAGIEPNRVTWSLHARINNTVLTALCAKGELGRAFQVYQSTRTRSISTDPTTFHLLVESFSKKNIEKAAHVVLDMLSERCIPERETWDAIISGYWSKKKVRQEAEEIWDRLTVS, from the exons ATGCCGCCAGCCAACCCCACGCCGCCCAAATGGCCGAAGACCCTCACCGCAGACCACCTCCACCGCCTAGTTCGGGCCGAACGGGACCCTCGCCGCGCCCTTGCGATCTTCGACGCTGCCACCGCCGCTTCCACTTCTGCGGCAGACCCCATCACCCCGTCTCCGGCCACCGTCTCTCTCCTTACCTCTCGCCTCGCCTCCGCCGGCCACCTCCCCCTcgccacctcccttctctcccgCTCACGCGGGGTCTTCCCCTCCGTTGCCGCCCTCGAGCCTCCCTTCCTCGGCCTCCTCCGCGCCTTCTCCCGCACGCACCGCCCGCTCGCCGCTCTCCACCTCTTCCGCTCCGCCCCCTCCGACCTCGCCCTCCCCCACTCTGCTCGCTCTTACAACGCCGTCCTCGCCGCTCTCGTCGCGCACTCGCACCTCCCCCTGGCCCGCTCCCTACTCGCCGACATGCGCGCCGCCGGATTCGCCCCCACCGCTGCCACCTACAACGTCCTCCTCAAGGCCCACTGCTCCGACGCCGCCGCTCACATCAAAGACGCTCTCCGCCTTTTCCGGAACATCCCCAAGCCAGACGTCTGCTCCTACAACACCATCATCGACGGGCTCTGCCGCCGTGGCCGCCTGGCCGAGGCCCTCGAGATGTTCTCCGAGATGGTTGGGAAATGCATTGCACCTACCGTTGTTACTTATACCACTGTTATCCATTGGCTCGCAAGGGAGGGTTGCTTTGATGATGCG TTAAAGATATTTGATGAAATGGGGAGGAGAGGGGTCTCGCCTAATCTGGTCACTTATAGTTCGCTGATTGATGGACTGTGCAAGGGTGGACGCGCCGCATCAGCGTTAGAATTGATGGATAGGATGATCAAGGAGAAGAAGCTGCCAAATACGATCACATATAGCTCGGTGATTGATGGACTCTGTAAGGAGCACATGCTGAGTGAGGCAATGGAGGTCTTGGACCGGATGCGACTACAGGGGCGGAAGCCTGATGCTGGGTTGTTTGGGAAGCTAATTGTTGGGCTATGTGATGCAGGAAGGGCTGTGGAGGCTGCAAATTACCTGGATGAGATGGTTCTTGCCGGTATTGAACCGAACCGGGTGACTTGGAGCTTGCATGCCAGGATAAACAATACCGTGCTGACAGCATTGTGTGCCAAGGGTGAACTTGGTAGGGCTTTTCAGGTCTACCAGAGCACAAGGACTCGCAGTATTTCTACCGACCCAACCACTTTCCATCTTCTTGTTGAGAGCTTCTCCAAAAAGAACATAGAAAAGGCTGCCCATGTTGTGCTTGACATGCTGTCAGAGAGATGCATCCCTGAGAGGGAGACATGGGATGCTATTATTAGTGGGTACTGGAGTAAGAAGAAGGTGAGGCAAGAAGCCGAGGAAATTTGGGACCGGCTAACTGTTAGTTGA